The segment CAGTGATGAGGAGACAAGCAACGTCTGACGACAAAACGGGGGGCTAGTTTTCTTCGAAGGGCCGCTCCAGCTTCTGAAACGTGGGATGGTTGGAGTTTCATGTAGGTGGTCGTGGAAACTCGGCAAATGGAAGTGAAGCGCTGTCTACCACCGTGGTACGGATAGTATTAGCAATTCCGGGTCAGTACTCGCATTCAGGCGCGGCTCCACCGCGGTTCCCGACCGGGTGACCGGCTTGCAACGTCGTTGCCTGAATAGGATTACAGGAGCCACCATTTTGGCCGACAATCCGTATTCATTGCCGAGATAGCTGAGCTCCTGAATGCGGGAAGCACTACCTCTTCAGGCAGGCCGCGCAGTTAACCACGGGGCGGCACCCTGATCATCCATATTGGGGGCCCCGGTCCACCTCGACTGGCTATCCACATCACCAACGTGGAGTGCTTGGTCATCGACACTTCGGCATCGCGCAGACCAGTGACATCGCCGTCCACCTGGCGGTCCCCTCGCCCAGCGCAGGCGGAGGCCAGTGCAGGGCCAGCGACTGCTGGTTCGGCGCGCAGCGTCTTCTTCGGCTCGTTCGCGACGAACGGCACCGTGGTGCAGGCTCTCCAGGCGAGCTGCGGACGCATCGCTCGCTGGTCTCCCGGGTGCAGCTCGGCGCGGCGTGCATGAACGTGGACGAGACCTTTTCGGCCGCCGCGGTGCCTTGTCGGCGCTCAACCCAACTGGTGGCAACCATCTATCGCCAGCTCTGGTCGCCGCGGCCGGCGCGGCGACCATCGTCCGCACTACGGGGCCGTCCGCCACCCGGCCGGTCTCCAGCCGATGGCCCCGACCAGCGCACCGCCACCCGGCCCTCCTTCCCGCCCCGAGTCGCCGAGTACCACGGCGCAGGCCGCCACGTCGAGGCTTCGGCCGAGCACGGACAGGGCCGCGACGCCGAGCCGTGCCGGGGCGTCGCGGTCCTACACGACGCCCAGGCTTTTCTATGATCCCCACATCTCGCTCCATTGTGCGCGACGCCATTAACGTGGTCGCCCCGGACAATTCGATTAAATAGCCGTCGACGTGCGGCATTGTGCGCGAGACATCGGTGGACCGACTCAACGATCCTCGGAAAAATTGACATGAGATCCAGATGACCGTTCAGCACTTGGTTGGTACCGTGCTCGCCGCGGCCGAGACGAGCACCACCGGGACCTCGGGAACACCATTATCGTGCGCCTTCGCCCCGGCAATCGCCTGCGCCACCGAAACCTCTACAATGAAGTTGCCGACCACACCCACCACCCTCGTCGACCCACCCAGTAACCAAGGCAAGGCGCACACCGGCCTGGTGTTCACCGCGGACGGCGGAACGCTGGCGGCCTGCAACGAGGCTGGGATCATCCGCTTCTGGGATGTCTCCAACCGCAAGATCACGAACTCCATCACCACGGACGACAAATTCGAGGGCCTCGCCTACAGCCCGGACGGCACGATGCTGGCGAGCGCCACCGCCGATGAGAGGGTGCTGCTGTGGAACACGGACTTCCGGTCCAGGATCGACGCCCTCTCCCTCAACGACGCAGCTGTGGCCTCCTCGGGCGCGTTCAACTGTCTCGCCGGCCTCCTGAAAGGGGTTGAAAACGGGACGTCGTCTCCCGCCATGGGCAGTGCTCCCCGTAGCCGAGGTTATGGCGTCCAGCATCGGGCACGGTAACATCACAATCAGCATCCTGGACTCATAGCCCAGTCCGCAGCACAGCCTGACAGCAGTGAGACCCCGTGTTTTGACAATCCGGGACCAAATTAACAGAACAGTGTCTTGATCAAACAACCCAATCCTGAGTCTTAAACCCAGTAACACAACTGATCAGACGTCAGCAGGAACACGCTAGCGTGGTGAACGACGGCATTACTCACACCGATAACACAGGAAACGGCAATCGCCAGACTAGTTGGCACTTTCAAGTGCGACAACTCGGAAAGACCTCCTCATTCAAGTCTACATCTCGTCAATCTCTACATGCCGGAAAAATATGAATCAACCCCGACAAGCGCTCGGAGCCGTCACACCACTCCCGCTTCGGGGGCGGAACCCCGGCCGAGACCACGCCGACGACACTCGCGAGATCGACCGGGTGAGCAACCGACGATCGAAACCCCCCCCCCCCACCAATTCGGGACCCGGTCGGGGCGGTTTTGACGAAGGCTTGTTTTTGTACCACACCTGCCGGACGATCTCAAACTCCTGACCTTGTGAGCTTCCACCCGCGTCTCGGCGTCCTGGAGGACTGCCATGAGCCTGCGCCACCGCGCCCGGCTGGATCACCTTGCCGGAGCACATTGCCAGGCGCAGGCTGGCCCTGCCGGCCTCGTGCAACCTGGGTTCTGACATGGAACAGGCTCCTTCACCGGTCAAGGTGAGCACCACGAGCATTTTAAGAGCTGCTGACGACTGCATCCAGCCAAACCAGATGACTTACCATTCTGCGAATGACCCGCCATTTCAAGCCGGTGTCCCATTTGGCAATCTCACAGCCTGCAGTCAGAGCTGTGATTGCACCTCACTACACCTGCAGGTCAACCGAGACGGGATGACAAAAAAAAAAAAAAAAAAAAAAACGGAAGTGGGTCGACGGACCTGTCGCCGATCCCGCTTGAACCCTCATCCAAGGAGATTTGTCCTCGTCCTCCCGTGAAGATCCTGGACAGACGGAGCAGGCGGTGACCCCCGGGCCCAGCTCTGCCCGCGGAGACACAGACCGCCCTTGCCCTCTGGGAGGAGGTTGGCGCCCGCCACTCATGGCCTCCTGCCACCGGCGCCGTGAACGGCCGCCGCAGACCACCCGTGCCCCGAGTACGGGCAGCTCGCCCGTCAGCCAGCTGGGCTCCACTGCCCCCCACGTCCGGCGTCCTCCTCGAGGGGCAGCAACCCGGTCCACCCGCCTCTCCCGTATCCTCATTCCCACGGCCACGAACGCGCATCGCCCATGCCCCGCTGAAAACCCGGGACACCGACATGCGGGCCTGATGATCCGGCCCCTGCCGTCACCGGTCACTTCAGCCGGCCAGCTCCGGTGTGGCCCCCGGCTGCCTCGACCCCCACCGGCGTAGCGAGTGAACTGACCTTCCACAACACTCGGCTCTGTCCGAAGACCGAATTCCGGGCCTCCCGCCTTCCGCCAGCCTTGGCGGGACCGTACATTATCAACAACCGACACTGATCGCCGGTAGTCAACATGGGAATCGGCGTCACCTCTACCGTGGTGTCGACGATGATGAAGGTCGACATGATCACCCGGCTCGGGCGGGATGTTACATCGATGAGCGATCAGTACCACTCCCACATCGTCATGAACACCACCCTTGTGACGGCGCCGGCTGCGGCGGCGAATTCCCCCGGTAAGTCTGCCACGACGCTTGGCGGCACCCGGGCTTCATCATTCAACATGTCGAGGTTCCCCCCTGCGTACATTTCATTCTCACCCTTAGCGTCAAGCCGCTTTTCACGGCGGAAATGTCAACACCGGCCACCTACAAGACATCCCCACCACCGTCGGCCACCGTTAGCCTGCAATATCCTTCCAACCCCGCCGTCATGCGGCGCCAACGAATGATCACGCCACTTAAGCACGAAGCAGAAGGCGTCGGAATCTGGGCCCGCCCCGATCAGGTCCGCCGCCCTTCTCCGTCGGCCACCGCGCCCTGGCCGGCCCTCGCCCCGTGTCATGCCCTCGCCTTGTCCGAAGATCGAATGGCCAGTTGAGTCGTTGAACTTGGAAGGCGGCGCCAGCGTCGAAGGCGGCTTTTTCGCTTAGTGAGGTCCACGACCCAGCCCGTGACTCACCGAGATTTGAACCGGACCACCCGCCGTCCGGGCACCAGGCACGGCGGGCCGCCAATTCGGGCATGAAAGACCAGTGAGTTTGCAGCATTCTTCCGGGAGACGACGGTGACGTGAGCCGAAACGGGGGGACCCCAGCCCGTCCGAAACTCTAACCATAAACAAAGTCGAGATGAGTTCGCCTAGTCCGACGTTGCCACCACAGCCAGCCTACTCGGTGTATCACCGGCCGACACAGTGAACTCAAAATTGACGCACCGTCTGACTTTCGACCTTTGACCGAAAGACCCCCGGTCGATGTCATAATGTGGAACGGCAGCAGGCAGGCAGGTGGATCAGAGTTTGACAAACCGATGAACGTCTGTCTTATGCTGTCAGTGATCAGCCGAGGATAAGCCTAGCTCGAGGTGGCGGCAAACCAACCCCGCTCGCCGTTCTGGAGGGGTTCCCGGGCTCATCCGGTGACCGAAGACTTTGCATCAGACGACACCAAACCCGATGCCACCCAGCAATTGATCCTCCACCATGAACTCGACAGTGAGCCGGCTCGCATGATTAGTTGGGAGAAGCCGGCCTGGGGAGCAGGGGATCTTCCTGTTCTGGAAGGGGTGGCCTCAAGCTGTCACCGAAAACGGAGAATGGACGACGAACATCAACACCGCCCCGCCAAGCGCACCTTCGCAGCGGCGATGTGACGGAAGCACCGCGCGACACCACGACACCGACATCGAACAACGGATCCCAATCAGACCGCCGTCACCTCGCACGAACGGCCGCCGGACCGAGCTGAACGCTGCTTGCAGAGTAAACCCACTGCGGGGCCGAAGCGGCGCAGCATCTGGCGTACATCTTGATCGGTGCAATGGCCTCGACGACTGCGCATCCGGAAGTCTGTCAGGTCATGCCGGGCAGTCGCGCAGGCCAGGTCGGCGTACTCGATTGACCTGACGCTACGGCTGGTGGTATTGGCGCGGTACATGCTCGGTGCGTCAATTCGAGACGGTGGTAGCGCAGCGGCCGGGTCATCTCACCTCACCCGAAGTCGAGATGGTGGAAGAACGGCGATTGACGATGCCGGAAGGTTAACCGGGGGCCGACCGGCTGGGGTGGCGCGGCGGCTGACCAGGCGCGGACGTTGGCACCGTCAGGAGACCCTGTGCGTCTCCTCCCACGGTTTCCAGGCGTTGTGCAACGCTTCCCGTCGCTGGTCACGTACGTCGAGCTGATGAGCTTCCGGTGAACGCGCCCGTCGGCGGCAGGCCCTGTTGGACGCGGCCAGCCTGCGATGAACCCGCACATGGCCACGTCTGTGCACAGGCTCGGCGCCCGTGGCCACAGCGAACCTGGTGTCCAGCACCTGGTCCCCGGCTCCTGGCTGAGCAGCCGAGAAGGCGGCCGTTGCCTTCTCGGCGGCTTCGCCGACCAGAGGTACCGATCGGCATTGGGCTGAGGGCGCCGCGGGTGGCCGCCCTCGGCCCGGTCCCGGCAGATGATCTCATCCCCAGCCGACCTCGGACAGCCGAGCGCCTCCCCGGTTTCGGCGAGTCCGCCGGCCGGCCTCTCGACACGGTGGATCCGGCCCCTTGAACTTCGCGCCCGCGCGGGGTGGCGGAACTCGGTAACCCCTCAGCACGGGGCTGTTTCGGTGACCTGGACCGAAGATCCGGCGGCCGTCCCGCGGCGCCGAACATCACCGATGCCGGCGGCGCAGGTCGACGAACCGGGTACTGCTCGTAGGCGTCTAGCGCGGGCGAGCCGGTGCGCCACCGCAGGCGACAGTACCAGCCCGACGAGGTAGATCACGAAGCCGATTAGAGCCGAATGTCGGTCGACTCCGCCCCAGTCCGGACGGAGCCGACCGCGGCGCCATGGACCTTGACGACGGCGTCCGGTATCACGTTCGACATGTCCACCGACTTGGCAGCGCTCTTCCCTTGCGGCCACGTATCGAGAACGCTTGTCGAAGGCGACTCCGAGCGCTCGACGATCAATTCCGATGCCATGACGGTGCTTCCGAACCGAAGTCTCGGCACCTCGGGATTCTTCCTTCCATTACCGCGATGAAGGTCTCATCTGTGGCGACGTCCATGGGCAAGGTCCATGTGGGGCATGGCGAGCATCCGTGGGCGCTGATGACTGATCCGCCGGGGCGGTACTCGTCATGACCCGTTCACCAACGTACGGCGTGGCCACTGCTGTCCATGCTGTGACCATGCCCTCAATCTGAACACACCCAGGCCAGGTCCTTTGCTGCAACTCAAGAGACCAATGCATCGATCTCGGAGGCCCATGATCGTGAGACTGTGGCCACAGCACCACGATGTAGCAACACGGCACGAAGACCTGACAGGCGGACACAAACAGGTCAGCATAGCACTTGCTAGGAAACCCACTGTTGAACCCACTCCTGCGACAGAAGTGAATTCAAGGCGCCAGCACGAAGCCCTGTGCCTCGTTATCCAGGGCAGGAAGCAAAATCAGGTGATGCAATCAAGCAATGCTCAGAAGACATTTTAGCTGGGCGAGACGGTGGCTCATGCCTGTAATACGCTTGGCTGAGGCAGGAGAATTTCAAACCCAGGACCGGAGGCATCAGCGGAGATCACACCCGAAGACCCACGGCTGGCGGCGAAGTACGATTTCCAGGTAACCAGCCGACACGACATCCCCCGGGACCGAAATGCCGATCGTGAACTGATAAAAAAAAAAACCGGTCGAGACGTTGTAGTGATGCGCCGGTGCCGAACCCCGCCATGTCATCCCGTGATACCAACCGGCGGGCTGTTGCACATGCTTGGAGGACATGCACGAATTGGCCGAATATCCTCATCTCTCGACGACACCGACCGAAGGAACCGTTCTCGCCGACTTCCAATGAGCATGCCAACCTATCGACAGTCAGAGAAGCTGATGAGCTGAGCCGCCTTCCGCCCACGGTCGCAGTTGCTCAGTGGTACGCGCCACTCTTCGCTCCTCAAAGTGGACACCTCATGTGCAATTATTCAGGCCTCGTTTGCTCCGAGATGACACCCACGCTGCCCTGCCCACCCAGGTCAGGCGTCTGGTGGG is part of the Streptomyces sp. NBC_00250 genome and harbors:
- a CDS encoding WD40 repeat domain-containing protein; its protein translation is MTVQHLVGTVLAAAETSTTGTSGTPLSCAFAPAIACATETSTMKLPTTPTTLVDPPSNQGKAHTGLVFTADGGTLAACNEAGIIRFWDVSNRKITNSITTDDKFEGLAYSPDGTMLASATADERVLLWNTDFRSRIDALSLNDAAVASSGAFNCLAGLLKGVENGTSSPAMGSAPRSRGYGVQHRAR